One Gordonia mangrovi genomic region harbors:
- a CDS encoding phosphatidylserine decarboxylase yields the protein MARRPRPNGTRSGAGHLVDLARETIPPVHPAGIPFVVGPATVAFLGRRHPWIARPAALTAAACALFFRHPRRVPPTHPGAVVAPADGTISLVDEAVPPPESGLGDEPLPRVSTFLSIFDVHVQRVPVAGRVTSVTHTPGAFVSADLPEASSVNERTTMTLRCHVGQSEYDVAVVQIAGLVARRIVCDPVVGDDLAIADTYGLIRFGSRVDVYLPAGTVPQVRVGQRAVGGETLFATLG from the coding sequence GTGGCCAGGCGCCCGCGGCCGAACGGAACGCGCAGCGGAGCAGGACATCTCGTCGACCTCGCGCGGGAGACCATTCCCCCGGTGCATCCGGCAGGTATCCCGTTCGTGGTGGGACCCGCCACCGTCGCCTTCCTGGGTCGCCGGCATCCGTGGATCGCACGCCCCGCCGCACTCACCGCCGCGGCCTGCGCGTTGTTCTTCCGGCACCCGCGCCGCGTTCCGCCCACTCATCCGGGAGCGGTGGTCGCCCCGGCCGACGGCACCATCTCACTGGTCGACGAGGCGGTACCGCCGCCGGAGTCCGGACTCGGCGACGAGCCGCTGCCCCGGGTGTCGACGTTCCTGTCCATCTTCGACGTGCACGTGCAACGTGTCCCGGTCGCGGGCCGGGTGACCTCGGTGACCCACACCCCGGGCGCCTTCGTCTCCGCCGATCTGCCCGAGGCGAGTTCGGTCAACGAGCGGACCACGATGACGCTTCGGTGCCACGTCGGTCAGTCCGAGTACGACGTCGCCGTCGTGCAGATCGCCGGTCTCGTCGCGCGGCGCATCGTGTGCGACCCCGTCGTCGGCGACGACCTGGCGATCGCCGACACCTACGGCCTGATCCGGTTCGGCTCCCGCGTCGACGTCTATCTGCCCGCGGGCACGGTTCCGCAGGTGCGGGTGGGCCAGCGCGCGGTGGGCGGCGAAACCCTGTTCGCGACTCTCGGCTGA
- the moeA gene encoding molybdopterin molybdotransferase MoeA produces the protein MRSVSDHQSVVAALFGDPVTATVPVSTALGGVTATEILAPTGLPGFDNSAMDGYAVRADEISSATAQSPVRLPVAEDIPAGRTDHLTLTPGTAHRIMTGAPMPDGADAVVPVELTDGGTDEVTIRTSVLSGKHIRRAGSDIEAGQPAISAGTRLGAPQLGLLAALGLTEVAVARRLRVVVLSTGSELVTPGQPLSHGQIYESNGPMLTAAATEAGAEATHLHYVTDDVAAFRARLDEISGWADVIITSGGVSAGAFEVVKDALTDSDDVEFVKVAMQPGMPQGCGRYPGPDGRRVPIITLPGNPVSSLVSFEVFIRPPLRAAMGLPDDRHTLTAQLSSDVRSPAGKRQFLRGVLRHTDDGQVVDPIGPPASHHLRYLAQANALIDIPEDVDAVTAGAQVEVIEL, from the coding sequence ATGCGATCGGTGTCCGACCACCAGTCCGTTGTCGCCGCCCTCTTCGGCGATCCCGTCACCGCCACCGTGCCGGTGAGCACCGCGCTCGGCGGTGTCACGGCCACCGAGATCCTCGCGCCGACGGGACTGCCCGGTTTCGACAACTCGGCGATGGACGGTTACGCCGTTCGAGCCGACGAGATCTCCTCTGCCACAGCGCAATCTCCGGTGAGATTGCCGGTCGCCGAGGACATCCCGGCGGGCCGCACCGACCACCTGACCCTGACCCCCGGGACCGCACACCGCATCATGACCGGAGCGCCGATGCCCGACGGCGCCGACGCGGTGGTGCCGGTGGAGCTGACCGACGGCGGGACCGACGAGGTCACGATCCGAACATCCGTGCTGAGCGGAAAACACATTCGCCGCGCCGGCTCCGACATCGAGGCCGGTCAGCCCGCCATATCGGCGGGTACCCGCCTCGGCGCCCCGCAACTGGGCCTGTTGGCAGCGCTGGGGCTCACCGAGGTCGCCGTCGCCCGGCGGCTCCGTGTGGTGGTGCTCTCGACCGGCTCCGAGCTCGTCACCCCGGGGCAGCCGCTCAGTCACGGACAGATCTACGAGTCCAACGGGCCGATGCTGACCGCCGCGGCCACCGAGGCCGGCGCCGAGGCCACCCATCTGCACTATGTGACCGACGACGTCGCGGCGTTTCGCGCCCGCCTCGACGAGATCAGCGGCTGGGCCGACGTCATCATCACCTCGGGTGGGGTGAGTGCCGGGGCCTTCGAGGTCGTCAAGGACGCGCTCACCGACAGCGACGACGTCGAGTTCGTGAAGGTCGCGATGCAGCCCGGCATGCCGCAGGGCTGCGGCCGCTACCCGGGACCCGACGGGCGACGGGTGCCGATCATCACGCTGCCCGGCAATCCGGTGAGTTCACTGGTGTCCTTCGAGGTGTTCATCCGGCCGCCACTGCGCGCCGCGATGGGTTTGCCCGACGACCGCCACACCTTGACCGCCCAGCTCAGCTCCGACGTCCGGTCACCGGCCGGGAAGCGGCAATTCCTGCGCGGGGTCCTCCGCCACACCGACGACGGCCAGGTGGTCGACCCGATCGGCCCGCCCGCCTCCCACCACCTGCGCTACCTGGCGCAGGCCAACGCGCTGATCGACATCCCCGAGGATGTCGACGCGGTGACAGCCGGCGCACAGGTCGAGGTGATCGAACTGTGA
- a CDS encoding acyl-CoA dehydrogenase family protein, producing the protein MQLTFSPEEEAFRDELRAIFAKVPEDLRRRSEAGKLNYPDDLVTTTRILNEHGVATPGWPVEAGGRDWTPIQSHIYREEMSLMHVPDLLPFNVGMIGPVIAQFGSPEMKERFLAKTANLDIWWCQGFSEPEAGSDLASLKTRAVRDGDHYIVNGQKTWTTLGQFADWIFCLVRTDPDAKKQAGISMLLFPMDTPGVELRPIQLIDGSFEVNEVFFNDVRVPVENLVGKENEGWTQAKFLLGNERSGIARVGYTKTKLAKAKELAREITTASGGTLLEDPLFAARLAELENDLLALEMTQLRVAASSADGKPNPASSLLKLRGSQLQQEAMELLADIAGADSLPVAGLDASAANGTADVASPEWAQLSAPTYLNYRKVSIYGGSSEVQRQIIDKAVLGL; encoded by the coding sequence ATGCAGCTGACATTCAGTCCCGAAGAAGAGGCATTCCGCGATGAGTTGCGGGCGATCTTCGCGAAGGTTCCCGAGGATCTGCGGCGCCGGTCGGAAGCGGGCAAGCTGAACTACCCCGACGACCTGGTCACCACCACCCGCATCCTCAACGAACACGGGGTCGCGACGCCGGGCTGGCCGGTCGAGGCCGGTGGCCGCGACTGGACTCCCATCCAGAGCCACATCTACCGCGAGGAGATGAGCCTGATGCACGTCCCGGACCTGCTGCCGTTCAACGTCGGCATGATCGGTCCGGTCATCGCGCAGTTCGGTTCGCCGGAGATGAAGGAACGTTTCCTGGCCAAGACCGCCAACCTCGACATCTGGTGGTGCCAGGGCTTCTCCGAGCCCGAGGCCGGCTCGGACCTCGCCTCGCTCAAGACCCGCGCGGTGCGCGATGGCGACCACTACATCGTCAACGGCCAGAAGACGTGGACAACCCTCGGCCAGTTCGCCGACTGGATCTTCTGCCTGGTGCGCACCGATCCGGATGCCAAGAAGCAGGCCGGCATCAGCATGCTGCTGTTCCCGATGGACACCCCCGGCGTGGAACTGCGGCCGATTCAGTTGATCGATGGCAGCTTCGAGGTCAACGAGGTCTTCTTCAACGATGTCCGTGTGCCGGTCGAGAATCTCGTCGGCAAGGAGAACGAGGGCTGGACGCAGGCCAAGTTCCTGCTCGGCAACGAACGCAGCGGCATTGCGCGCGTCGGCTACACCAAGACCAAGCTCGCCAAGGCGAAGGAACTTGCGCGGGAGATCACCACGGCGTCCGGCGGCACCCTGCTGGAGGACCCGCTGTTCGCAGCCCGGCTGGCCGAGTTGGAGAACGACCTCCTCGCCCTGGAGATGACCCAGTTGCGCGTGGCCGCGTCGTCGGCGGACGGCAAGCCCAACCCGGCGTCGTCGCTGCTGAAGCTGCGGGGCAGCCAACTGCAGCAGGAGGCCATGGAGTTGCTCGCCGACATCGCCGGCGCCGACTCGCTGCCGGTCGCCGGGCTCGATGCGTCCGCCGCCAACGGCACCGCCGACGTCGCGTCGCCCGAATGGGCACAGTTGTCCGCGCCGACGTACCTCAACTACCGCAAGGTCAGCATCTACGGCGGATCGTCGGAGGTTCAGCGCCAGATCATCGACAAGGCCGTGCTGGGTCTCTGA
- a CDS encoding acyl-CoA dehydrogenase family protein: MDFELSDEQTMLRDTVREVLTRKYDVETLRKVTDTELGWDKGVWKSLADIGILGLTFPEDDGGMGAGPVEFTSVMTEIGRALAPEPYLDAVLVPGSLVAATADDETRAELLGGLASGELLMAFAHLEAGDRWPGAKVATTATDGKLNGTKVLVGHGDCADKLVVSARTDDGVGLFLVDADAEGVTRTSYRTHDRRRGAQIEFSDAAAVRLGSGDATQVISDAEVGIQTALCAEAVGAMEKALDMTVDYLKTRKQFGVTLSHFQTLTQRAADMYTQLELARSMSLYATTALADGVCDPTIASRAKLQICRSGRAIGQEAVQMHGGIGMTAEYPVGHYLSRLTAISHTLGDAADHVSVLARSVGDHEMVMVG; this comes from the coding sequence ATGGATTTCGAACTTTCCGACGAACAAACGATGCTGCGCGACACCGTGCGCGAAGTACTGACCCGCAAATACGACGTCGAGACGCTGCGCAAGGTCACCGACACCGAACTCGGCTGGGACAAGGGGGTGTGGAAGTCGTTGGCCGACATCGGCATCCTCGGCCTGACCTTTCCCGAGGACGACGGCGGCATGGGCGCCGGCCCAGTGGAGTTCACCAGCGTCATGACCGAGATCGGTCGCGCCCTGGCACCTGAGCCCTACCTCGACGCCGTCCTCGTTCCGGGGTCGCTGGTCGCCGCAACCGCCGACGACGAGACCCGCGCCGAGCTGCTCGGCGGGCTGGCCTCCGGTGAACTCCTGATGGCATTCGCCCACCTCGAGGCAGGCGACCGCTGGCCGGGCGCGAAGGTGGCCACCACCGCCACCGACGGCAAGCTCAATGGCACCAAAGTCCTCGTCGGACACGGCGATTGCGCCGACAAGCTGGTCGTCTCGGCGCGCACCGACGACGGTGTCGGCCTGTTCCTGGTCGACGCGGACGCCGAGGGCGTCACCCGCACCTCGTACCGCACGCACGACCGTCGTCGGGGCGCGCAGATCGAGTTCTCCGATGCCGCCGCAGTCCGTCTGGGTAGCGGCGACGCCACCCAGGTCATCTCCGACGCCGAGGTCGGTATCCAGACCGCCCTGTGCGCCGAGGCCGTCGGCGCGATGGAGAAGGCCCTGGACATGACCGTCGACTACCTGAAGACCCGCAAGCAGTTCGGTGTCACGCTGTCGCACTTCCAGACGCTCACCCAGCGCGCCGCGGACATGTACACCCAACTCGAGCTGGCACGCAGCATGAGCCTTTACGCCACCACCGCGCTGGCCGACGGTGTCTGCGATCCGACCATCGCATCGCGGGCGAAGCTGCAGATCTGCCGCTCGGGCCGGGCCATCGGCCAGGAGGCGGTGCAGATGCACGGCGGTATCGGCATGACCGCCGAGTACCCCGTCGGCCACTACCTGAGCCGGCTCACCGCGATCTCGCACACCCTTGGTGACGCCGCCGATCATGTGTCGGTGCTGGCGCGCTCGGTCGGCGACCACGAGATGGTGATGGTCGGCTGA
- a CDS encoding MFS transporter: protein MTRLHPHRAFWVVTATFVMVLFSSAAPSPLYPVYQELWGFSAFTLTAVFAIYVVTMLVSLLTVGSLSDHIGRRPVLAVALVLLIASMVLFVSAEDVGVLMAARALQGLATGAAMGTLTATVVDMQPTPRLGSAITGAAPAIGLAGGVAVAGLLVEYAPAPRFLIYEVILGLFAALLVALLVVPETSERVGFTSRRHLITTLAPQVHLPPAVRGAFLAAVPALVATWSLGGLYLSLGSSVVARVFGVDNHAEAGALLFVFFASAAVTSLLITGRPASTKLAFGYPALVGGAVISLAGVLTETLPLYIVGSVVAGSGFAATFLGALDSIIAATPAQQRGQVFSSVFVASYLAFSLPAVVAGLVVSHIGLQETVIGYVAYVLALAVVGALVTARARRRVPTSDHSSATSAMESDGAVSARG, encoded by the coding sequence ATGACTCGACTGCACCCGCACCGCGCATTCTGGGTGGTGACGGCGACCTTCGTCATGGTCCTCTTCTCCTCCGCGGCACCCTCGCCGCTCTACCCCGTCTATCAGGAACTGTGGGGGTTCTCGGCGTTCACCCTGACCGCCGTGTTCGCCATCTACGTGGTGACGATGCTGGTCAGCCTGCTGACCGTCGGGTCGCTCTCCGACCACATCGGCCGGCGACCGGTGCTCGCGGTGGCCCTCGTACTCCTGATCGCGAGCATGGTGCTGTTCGTGTCGGCCGAGGACGTCGGCGTGCTCATGGCGGCGCGCGCCCTGCAGGGCCTCGCGACCGGCGCCGCGATGGGGACGCTCACCGCGACGGTTGTCGACATGCAGCCGACACCGCGGCTGGGGTCGGCCATCACCGGCGCCGCACCGGCCATCGGACTCGCGGGTGGCGTCGCGGTCGCCGGACTACTCGTCGAGTACGCTCCCGCGCCCCGCTTCCTCATCTACGAGGTGATCCTGGGACTGTTCGCGGCGCTGCTCGTGGCGCTGCTCGTGGTGCCCGAGACCTCCGAACGAGTCGGTTTCACCTCGCGCCGTCATCTCATCACCACGCTTGCCCCGCAGGTACATCTGCCTCCTGCCGTGCGCGGCGCGTTCCTCGCGGCAGTGCCCGCCCTGGTGGCCACGTGGTCGCTGGGCGGGCTGTATCTGTCGCTCGGGTCGTCGGTGGTCGCCCGCGTCTTCGGGGTCGACAACCACGCCGAGGCCGGGGCGCTGCTGTTCGTCTTCTTCGCCTCCGCAGCGGTGACGTCCCTGCTGATCACCGGACGGCCGGCCTCGACCAAACTCGCCTTCGGCTACCCGGCGCTGGTCGGCGGAGCCGTCATCTCGCTGGCCGGAGTGCTGACGGAAACGCTTCCGCTCTACATCGTCGGCTCGGTGGTGGCCGGCTCCGGTTTCGCCGCCACCTTCCTCGGCGCCCTCGACAGCATCATCGCGGCAACCCCCGCGCAGCAACGCGGACAGGTCTTCTCGTCGGTGTTCGTCGCCAGCTACCTGGCCTTCAGTCTGCCCGCCGTGGTGGCCGGACTCGTGGTGTCACACATCGGCCTGCAGGAGACGGTGATCGGTTATGTGGCCTATGTCCTGGCGTTGGCGGTGGTCGGTGCGCTCGTGACCGCCCGCGCCCGCCGCCGTGTGCCGACGAGCGACCACTCGTCGGCGACGTCCGCGATGGAGTCCGACGGCGCGGTCTCAGCGCGCGGCTGA
- a CDS encoding TetR/AcrR family transcriptional regulator, which yields MTGSNTARRSTSTAAERARRPGGRSARVQSAVYAAVGQLVGAGKRETMTIPEVAETAGVNPTSIYRRWGSIETLLGEVAVAALTQGEPLPDAGVLDDDLAEWSRIISADIGRPKRRAYLRAMVFARNDVVEECPCWEIRRDQAEQMVGRAAQRGEPAPSVQQILDHVIAPLYHHAVFGLGLDDTYAETLAADVMRMAESGDTSR from the coding sequence ATGACTGGTTCCAACACCGCCCGGCGCTCGACGTCGACCGCTGCTGAGCGGGCCCGTCGACCAGGTGGACGCAGTGCCCGCGTGCAGTCGGCGGTCTACGCTGCCGTCGGACAGCTCGTCGGGGCCGGCAAACGCGAGACCATGACCATCCCCGAGGTGGCCGAGACCGCCGGTGTGAACCCGACCAGCATCTATCGACGATGGGGGTCCATCGAGACATTGCTCGGTGAGGTCGCCGTCGCCGCGCTGACCCAGGGCGAGCCGTTGCCCGACGCCGGCGTGCTCGACGACGACCTCGCGGAATGGTCGCGGATCATCTCCGCCGACATCGGTCGACCGAAACGGCGTGCCTACCTGCGGGCCATGGTGTTCGCGCGCAACGACGTCGTCGAAGAGTGCCCGTGCTGGGAGATCCGGCGCGATCAGGCCGAGCAGATGGTGGGCCGGGCGGCCCAGCGCGGCGAACCCGCGCCGTCGGTGCAGCAGATCCTCGATCATGTGATCGCGCCGCTGTATCACCACGCGGTGTTCGGTCTGGGGCTCGACGACACCTACGCCGAGACGCTGGCCGCCGATGTCATGCGCATGGCCGAATCGGGCGACACTTCGCGCTAG
- a CDS encoding HAD-IIA family hydrolase: MALGLLLDIDGVMVTSWKALPGAVDAVAELYDQGYPRMFLTNTTSRSRAEIAESLNECGFDVAPAEILTAAKLTAEFLTANHPGKRVWVLNEGPIAEDMAGVQLTDDPSSADVVVLGGAGPVFDHRSLSQVLERMISGVPVVAMHRSMTWSTEAGLSIDTGVYLEGLEKAAGRKIKAIGKPSPLGFRTAVDLMQLEPTQVIMVGDDMHSDVLGAQAAALIGVLVRTGKFREEALRALQRDEFGPIPDHVIDSVADLPALVHKLAEQ; this comes from the coding sequence ATGGCGCTCGGGTTGCTGCTGGATATCGACGGGGTGATGGTCACCTCGTGGAAGGCGCTGCCGGGAGCGGTAGACGCAGTCGCCGAACTGTACGACCAGGGCTATCCGCGCATGTTCCTGACCAACACCACCTCGCGCTCGCGCGCCGAGATCGCCGAGTCACTCAACGAGTGTGGCTTCGATGTGGCGCCCGCGGAGATCCTGACCGCCGCCAAGCTCACCGCCGAATTCCTGACCGCGAATCATCCAGGCAAGCGGGTGTGGGTGCTCAACGAGGGGCCCATCGCCGAGGACATGGCCGGGGTGCAACTCACCGACGATCCGTCGTCGGCGGATGTGGTGGTGCTCGGCGGTGCAGGCCCGGTCTTCGATCACCGGTCGCTGTCGCAGGTCCTGGAGCGGATGATTTCCGGCGTTCCGGTGGTGGCGATGCATCGGTCGATGACGTGGTCGACCGAAGCCGGCCTCAGCATCGACACCGGTGTCTACCTCGAAGGTCTGGAGAAGGCCGCCGGCCGCAAGATCAAGGCGATCGGAAAACCGTCGCCGCTCGGCTTCCGCACCGCGGTCGATCTGATGCAACTCGAGCCGACTCAGGTGATCATGGTCGGCGACGACATGCACAGCGACGTCCTCGGCGCGCAGGCGGCCGCCCTCATCGGTGTGCTGGTGCGCACCGGCAAATTCCGCGAAGAGGCGCTGCGCGCGCTGCAACGCGACGAGTTCGGCCCCATCCCCGACCACGTGATCGATTCGGTGGCCGATCTCCCCGCCCTGGTGCACAAGCTGGCCGAGCAGTAG
- a CDS encoding SRPBCC family protein has product MAAPLIEESIVINASAEDVWAVISDLERMGEWSPQCKKMIIRGGEVALGTKTININRRGPLVWPTTSKVVRFAPNKEIAFRVAENRTVWSYTIEPSDTGVKVIEKREVGDGTTKVSSFFVDKLLGGASSFEEELKLGMAETLGKIKRAAEASAARAA; this is encoded by the coding sequence ATGGCCGCGCCCCTGATCGAGGAATCCATCGTCATCAACGCCTCCGCAGAGGACGTGTGGGCGGTGATCTCCGACCTCGAGCGCATGGGCGAGTGGAGCCCGCAGTGCAAGAAGATGATCATCCGCGGTGGCGAGGTCGCCCTGGGCACCAAGACCATCAACATCAATCGCCGCGGTCCGCTCGTGTGGCCGACGACGTCCAAGGTCGTCCGGTTCGCGCCGAACAAGGAGATCGCCTTCCGCGTCGCCGAGAACCGGACGGTGTGGAGTTACACCATCGAACCGTCGGACACCGGTGTGAAGGTGATCGAGAAGCGTGAGGTCGGCGACGGCACCACCAAGGTCTCGTCGTTCTTCGTGGACAAACTGTTGGGCGGCGCAAGCAGCTTCGAGGAAGAGCTCAAACTCGGTATGGCCGAGACGCTGGGCAAGATCAAGCGGGCCGCCGAGGCGTCCGCCGCGCGCGCTGCCTGA
- a CDS encoding amidase: MRCVHAFGDDALGDRDGMGVAAAIACGEISASEALEAALGRIDKVNPHLNAIAVDDRERARDRALDSEFPAGSFTGVPSIIKNNTLFEGLPVGNGSAAMPDLPAKGNEPFTEQFLSTGVNIVGASTLPAFGLTATTEFVDREPTRNPWDTDYSSGASSGGSAALVASGALPIAHGNDGGGSIRIPAAACGLVGLKPSRGRVAPSPTGRILPIDIISNGVLSRTVRDTASFVDDAEKFRVPTGLPRVGLVEGPGTRRLRIGLITDSVTGSPIDADTAAAMAGAVELLTSLGHHVEPTPVPLDETFVRQFTDYWSMLAFTMDRAGKLMVGKDFDKDALDPFTRGLARRYARAFWRTPSTIIGLKRATAKFRTVFDSFDLLLSPTLSHTVPRIGHLDPGADFDVVFERLVHYVAYTPANNTSGTPAMSLPLGQTSDGRPLGIHLGADLGRERLLLELAFELEAAQPFARIQGS, from the coding sequence ATGCGATGCGTGCATGCGTTCGGTGACGATGCTCTCGGCGATCGGGACGGGATGGGGGTGGCTGCCGCCATCGCCTGCGGGGAGATCTCGGCTTCGGAGGCGCTCGAAGCCGCACTGGGCCGGATCGACAAGGTCAACCCGCACCTGAACGCGATCGCCGTGGACGACCGCGAGCGTGCCCGTGACCGGGCTCTCGACAGCGAGTTTCCCGCCGGGTCGTTCACCGGGGTGCCATCGATCATCAAGAACAACACGCTGTTCGAAGGTTTGCCCGTGGGCAACGGATCGGCCGCGATGCCCGACCTGCCCGCGAAAGGCAACGAGCCGTTCACCGAACAATTCCTGTCCACCGGCGTCAACATCGTGGGGGCCTCGACGCTGCCGGCGTTCGGTCTCACCGCGACCACCGAGTTCGTCGACCGCGAACCCACCCGCAACCCGTGGGACACCGACTATTCCTCGGGGGCGTCATCGGGCGGGTCGGCCGCGCTCGTCGCGTCCGGGGCGCTTCCGATCGCGCACGGCAACGACGGCGGGGGCTCGATTCGTATTCCTGCTGCCGCATGCGGTTTGGTGGGTCTCAAGCCGAGTCGTGGTCGAGTCGCGCCGTCTCCGACCGGGCGGATCCTGCCGATCGACATCATCTCCAACGGCGTCCTGAGTCGAACCGTGCGCGACACCGCGTCCTTCGTCGACGATGCGGAGAAGTTCCGCGTACCAACGGGACTGCCGCGGGTCGGACTGGTAGAGGGGCCGGGCACCCGCCGGTTGCGCATCGGATTGATCACCGATTCCGTGACCGGTAGCCCGATCGACGCCGACACCGCGGCCGCGATGGCCGGTGCGGTGGAGTTGCTGACGTCACTCGGCCACCACGTGGAACCGACCCCTGTCCCGCTGGACGAGACCTTCGTCCGACAGTTCACCGACTACTGGTCGATGCTCGCCTTCACCATGGACCGCGCCGGAAAGCTCATGGTCGGCAAGGACTTCGACAAAGACGCCCTCGATCCGTTCACCCGGGGACTCGCGCGGCGTTACGCCCGCGCATTTTGGCGTACGCCGTCGACGATCATCGGGCTCAAGCGTGCGACGGCGAAGTTCCGCACCGTCTTCGACAGCTTCGACCTGCTGTTGTCGCCGACGTTGTCGCACACCGTCCCGCGGATCGGCCACCTCGACCCCGGTGCCGACTTCGACGTCGTCTTCGAACGGCTCGTGCACTATGTCGCGTACACTCCGGCGAACAACACGTCCGGAACGCCTGCGATGAGTCTGCCCTTGGGACAGACCTCTGATGGGCGGCCGCTGGGCATTCATCTCGGCGCCGACCTCGGGCGGGAGCGGCTGTTGCTGGAGCTGGCGTTCGAACTCGAAGCGGCGCAGCCGTTCGCGCGGATTCAGGGGAGCTGA
- a CDS encoding TetR/AcrR family transcriptional regulator: MSVVEPPSRAVAARSRLLRAAVEAFAAKGFAATTTRDIATGAQMSPAAVYVHFRSKEEVLYSLSDTGHRAFLELIDDADDSAQPPIARLRAVIGALAAHHARDHVWSRVVNYELDSLSAEHRDAIVVMRKEVARRVGVIVDAGIAGGVFHVDDPPATTNLLLSMGVDVARWYRESGAMTPEQIGNFQADMAERIVGAAG; the protein is encoded by the coding sequence GTGTCAGTCGTGGAACCGCCGTCCCGTGCCGTCGCGGCGCGCTCCCGGTTGCTGCGCGCCGCGGTCGAGGCGTTCGCGGCCAAGGGCTTCGCGGCCACCACCACCCGCGACATCGCGACCGGTGCACAGATGAGTCCGGCGGCGGTGTATGTGCACTTCCGGTCCAAGGAGGAGGTGCTCTACTCGCTCTCCGATACCGGGCACCGGGCGTTCCTGGAGTTGATCGACGACGCCGACGACTCTGCGCAGCCGCCCATCGCAAGGCTGCGTGCGGTGATCGGTGCGCTGGCGGCCCACCACGCCCGTGATCACGTGTGGTCGAGGGTCGTCAACTACGAGCTGGACTCGTTGTCGGCGGAGCATCGCGACGCCATCGTCGTCATGCGCAAAGAGGTCGCCCGGCGTGTCGGCGTGATCGTCGACGCGGGCATCGCGGGTGGAGTGTTCCACGTCGACGACCCGCCGGCGACGACCAATCTGCTGCTGTCGATGGGGGTCGACGTCGCGCGCTGGTACCGGGAGTCCGGCGCGATGACGCCCGAGCAGATCGGGAACTTCCAGGCGGACATGGCAGAACGGATCGTCGGTGCGGCGGGCTGA
- a CDS encoding DUF350 domain-containing protein produces the protein MDQLRDNLGDAAAYSMAGIVLLVVGFVALDLVTPGRLRNLIWLDHNRNAVMLATAQVVGLSIVLVAGARDSIAVELWRGVLYTTIYVILAIAVMMWSFVLIDWLTPGKLGTLLLEDDGHPAGWICGAVFIGIGAVIGAAIGL, from the coding sequence ATGGACCAACTGCGCGACAATCTGGGCGACGCCGCGGCCTACAGCATGGCGGGAATCGTGTTGCTGGTCGTGGGTTTCGTGGCGCTGGACCTCGTGACCCCGGGCCGGTTGCGCAATCTGATCTGGCTCGACCACAACCGCAACGCGGTGATGCTGGCGACCGCTCAGGTCGTCGGGCTGTCCATCGTTCTGGTGGCCGGGGCCCGCGACTCGATCGCAGTGGAACTGTGGCGCGGCGTCCTTTACACCACCATCTACGTGATCCTCGCGATCGCGGTGATGATGTGGTCGTTCGTGCTCATCGACTGGCTGACACCCGGCAAGCTGGGCACGCTGCTCCTCGAGGACGACGGACATCCCGCCGGGTGGATCTGTGGTGCCGTGTTCATCGGGATCGGCGCGGTCATCGGCGCCGCCATCGGCTTGTAG